The nucleotide window TGGGATGTTATTAAGTAAAATGTTGATGCTATTGTACTATtaccttttaaattattaaactaaaCTATTGAAAACATGTTTTGACACTCATACTTGATCAAAAAACCAAACCCTTCTTACAAATCCCCCTGATCCCATAGTATTTTAGTAACAATTCCATATTCAGAGGCTTTTGcagtttcctgtaaaaaaaaaaaaaaaaaatacttctatacaaaaaaaagtgccaCTCCTAACACTTTTGGTTTTAACATTTTCCTGGAACTTTCTGTATATTCCAAAAATTTAGGAGGTAAAAAGGTGACCATGGATGGTGATTCCGATAGTCAATAAGGGACTTTTATCATCACAGCCATATAGGCTGCTGCCCAACCCAATGCCTTTAAAAGACTTAGTACTTTctagcttaacctccctggcagtattcacaagtgtggctcggggtggattctTCAttccaaaagcagtaaccccgacccacactcggggtagaattgccagggagattaaaactcctacctggttcccacattccaatggcatcctccagcggtgccaaaggtgtcctccagcaatgtccgGCATGCTCTTCACCTGCTGATGCCGGCTGGGcgtctgtgtaacctggcaataCCCTGCCGGCAtcctggctgggcatctgctcaTGAGTCTTAGGCTGGAGAGTGGGACTGTTGGGCAAATAGGCGggaccgggtgggaaatttaaaatagtgaggatttttaaatgtaccgcttttacatttaaaaatcatcattGATCACACCACCAGAGGTGTTAAAGTGTTACCAAAGTCCCACTGGGAATTCAGACAGGTAGGTATTGCAGAAAGAGAGATTTTCCAATAACTGACAGATCACCAACCAGATGTTGATTAGCCCTGCTCAGCAAATCAAGATTGCCaaggatcattaaaaaaaaaaaaaaaaaggaagaaggtggtggcctgctatagaatgggggataggtgagtatcacggtttagtttcattttaatgtCCAGCATTTCTCAGTTACAAAGGTTTGAATATCATCTGTGtcatggaaaatccaaaatttaaaaataatcatcagAGCAAGAAGTAAAGGGCAATGTCTTTAACAAGGATTtgaagaagtgaagaaaaatttCCTGAATGTAGATAACAAAAAATAGCCTGGTTTAAGGTTTTTCTTGCCTGTCCAAAACCAAAATTTGAtgcataaataacatttacacTGACTATAGTAAGGTCTAAAAAAGTTAAGTCTGCCTAAACAGGACGTGTACCCagctacaattaaaaaatatttattttgtatcaaaATAGATGATAACCAGACGGAAGTTACTGACTTCATTCTCTTGGGATTCCAGATCAAGGAAAACCATAATTTTCTTGTTTACTCTATTATACTTGTCATTTACTGCTCAACAGTTTGTGGTAACCTTCTGATCATCATATTGACGTTATGCAGCAAGACTCTCCaatctcccatgtacttctttctCTCGCAGCTGTCAGCTAATGATATATTTCTAACCAATGTCATTGTGCCCAACATGCTGAATATTTTGCTGAACAATGGTGGAGCAATTACTTTTATTGGTTGCATgattcagttttattgttttggctcaTCAGAAACATTTGAGTGTTTTCTTCTTACATTGATGTCATATGATagatatttggccatctgtagGCCTCTACATTATTCGGGCATAATGAACAGACCTCTCTGTATAAAACTAGTCACTGTGTCTTTGATATTAACTCTTTTCATTGTACTGATCGATACATTAACAGTGTCAAAGTTACAGTTCTGTAGGTCAAACATCATTGACCATTTTTTCTGTGACCTGGATCCTTTGCTAGAACTTTCTTGTTCGGATACTTTTATGATTcgattagaagtatttttactaAGTACTCCAATCATTCTTATCCCatcttttataataattatatcttacatttacattattctaGCCATCCTAAAGATCCAATCCAAGGATGGTAGGCAGAAGACCTTCTCTACATGCAGCTCCCACCTAAGCGTGGTGATTATATTTTATGGCACCTTATTTTGTATCTATATTCTTCCAAAGAGAGGTCAAACAGTGAACATAAATAAACTTCTGTCTTTGGTTTATACTGTGGTAACTCCTTTGTTGAACCCCATTATCTATGGCCTAAGAAGCCAAGAAATAAAGAAAGCCTTGAGAAAAACTGTATCACAGATAtgttctaaatagaaaaaaaaaatgccagcattctaattctgtccaactttccatacaaaaagcggtacgtttttttgcatgcaaatttattttacattgtaggctataattcttacgcataactcaccaaaatatgtccaatatttcataaatttattaataaacttaaaataaaaaaaaacacaaaaaaataaaaaaaaatagttaaacatgtaaagtaagtgtacagtagcacatgtaatatatatatataatataattatatatatattatttgaagatttctttgtatttgactcaatacagctattttgtattgaatccaatacaaaattatttgaatttcccaccaatccGCCCGCCCGCACAGACGCATGTGCTgaagtcaccgggaaaccccggagattgtctctgcacatCGCGGCTGGAAATCGGAGGAGCAGTACGTGTCCCAAGTacctgcggggacaagcaggacACTAGGGGGACGCCAACGAAACAAGtaaagtggggttttttttaggttgaaGCTACCCCGAGTGTCACTTGGGGTGACCGCTAGGAGGGTTATAAACCTTTAATTGTagctgatttaattaagctctccaaagctggaaaggatacgctttcatcaatgaagctgggtgatccagcaaacatgcaatgtctttggtccaggattgaaaacattttgacaaacagcaaactacttttaaaaaatccattccagatttgctatatcacccagcttcactgattaaaatgtatcctctccagctttggagagctttgataaatcaggcccagtgtcagAATCTGAAAACAGGTAAACTCAAACAAACAGTAATCTTCAACCTGTTAAATTTTAAActggccacatcccaaatagaCATAGAAAGTTTTGGGATGAAAGAGCACCTATTGATCATGGGACTCTAAAGGCCACTcacattacatataataaaatccacTTTGATTTAAACAATTAACAttgtacaaaaatcataaaatccaGTAAAACAGAGGACATAACAGCAGATTTCCTAGGGGGTGTACTACAAGAGGGTGCACCCACTAAATATGTCTCTACACCTTTCGGGGATATATCTGCTTTTTCAGGAGAGTGGAGATCTGGTTTTGGTATGTAGCAACCTTGagcaaaagctgaaaaaaacttAGGTAGGTATCTGGTATATAGCTGGTACACCTTACATATTATATCTAAAGGGTGTCACAAACTGGGTACagataataaaattttaattagtttataataaagtggattttattatatatatagtgagtGGCCGTTAAAGTCCCATTACCAATATGTGCTCTTTCACCCCAGAACTTTAACAGGTAAActcaattaaatataaaatagagaaGATAATGACTATGGAGTATGGGTTGCATAATTTATGCAGtcaatttgtttttgctttggtaAAACTTTAATTCTGAACTGTTATTGTCACTTAACTAAGCTGTCCTGATTGTAAGTCTGTTGAATTCTCCAAGAAAGATGAAAGATGAATTGTTGTGATGGTTTGCAGAGAACATcagattttaaataattgtactgCTTTATTCTTACCcttgttaatgaaaaaatatacctAGTCAACCTTTTCTGTCCACTAAGTAAAAGACTTATCCAAGTAGTGTATGCTGTGTTCTGAAGCTAAAAAAAGTGTACCTGaggcatagaaaataaaaaaccccAGATGTGCACCAGAACACCCCGTAAGAGTGATGGATGTTGGACTTCACTACAGATGATTCCCTGCTTGCACCCAGGTTAGAGTTGGGACATGCAATTAAGGCACCTTtgggacaagaaaaaaaaggcaattagaAAATGTAGTCAGGAGTCAGTAAACAGAAAAACAGCAGGAAGGTATGTGGGAGCACATGAGCATGAAGAACACATGGAGTCACTAGGAAATAAATTACCCAAGGCCTCCGCTTGGAGATTTCATGTATGTTCAAGCAACTGATGCTGGGAAGATCTTTGAGTTGCTTAGGTGCTGGAGTGACTTtcatgttttaacatatttttagccAAGAAAGGGTCATAAGTGCTTAATAATTATACTTCTGGATACCATAGCTCTATTTGTGTCTGACCATGGCAGTTGTGGTTAAGCAATGTTAAACCCTTTTTTTGGCCCATTCTAGAATTGGGCTTCCAGATGGCACTTTGTCACAAAATCAACTATAGATTTTGGCCTTCTAGAATTTCTTTGGCAAGCTTTATTCTTCCTCATACCAAGCTGCAAATTaatcaatttcaatttttttttaattcttttaagcTCCCACAATTACGCTCTGCttgtgaaaactttttaaacaaaccCTTTACTACATTGGATAACTAGAAGGTAATAAAACTCCCTAAAAACTCCTGGACCTCATGACTTTTCAATGTTTACATGTTCTTTTCGGGTTCGAATCTTAAGGTTGCatgtttttcctgtgtttgcgtgggtttcctcttggctggtttcctcccacattcaaaacaaaacatttagttACCTAAAACATTTAGTTTAACCTTTAGTTAGATTAATTGGATTCCATCGAAGTTgccctaataaataataatacaaattcatAAATGTTACTCCCTGTTTACCCACAAATGTACGCAACAAAATaagtttgtattatttaatgatgcattgtactgttttttacaaatatatttttaatgcccCAATTTCCAAAATGCAAAgacattttctaaaagtaaaatcTTAAAGGGGGAAGTGATATTAAACTTCCTAGTTTGAGAAGCTATTCTATTGactttttgtatgtgtttgtgtattttgtacattgtttCTAAGGCTATATATGAATGGATTAGGCAGCAGGATTACCACAGTATAAAGCAAAGATAACACCTTACTAATAACTgaacattataatatatactgaaaaaaagagTCCCGAAAAATATGCATACAACAGTCAAATGGAGAATGCTTTACATCTCCATGTACTAGATTGAATTTTAAGACTGGTGTTGATAATATAAACATAAGAAATTGTGATCAATGTTAAAGGGCAGatgataacaataatacaaataaagattGTCTGACTTTGAAAAAGTGAAATGTTGGAACAAGAGATATTAGGGATGGGTACAGAATCACAAAAGAAATTGTCTAACAAATTTGGTCCACAAAATTCCAAATTCCAGCTACTGCATTCATAACCATCAATGAAAAACTCAACAGCCAAGTTCCAAGGATGGATAAAAACCAGAATCTCTCGTTGATAATGGAGTGATATTGAAGAGGGTTACATATAGCCATATACCGGTCATAAGACATTATGGTTACAAAGAGTTGGCAGGCAACTAGGCACATGGTGCCACCTTCATGAAGTACAATATAAAGAAGGTTAGGAAGTATATCAGTGCTTATGAGAATGTCCAATAAAGACACATGTGtgatgaaaaaatacattggtaaaTGGGGATTTTTGCTTACTGAAActaaattgataataataaattaaaaaaattagcaaaaatgaaaacataaccTAGTTCAAGTGATGAAGATTTGGAAATCTCAAAAGGAACACAAaggaaataatattaattaccttggaaaaacaaatatagtaCTTATCATATAACTCCTTCATAAAATCCCCATGGACTTTTAAGGAACCTTTTTATCAATTCACATCTTCTAAGTATACATTAAAcatcctttatttaaaattaaaaacagagatACATCTTGAACATGTAAGTagacaatatacattttcagtCACAATtttcaacgcgttttgcagaatctgcttcttcaggaattgtgAGACTGGTAAAAAGGTTTGAACTACAACATTATTAACAGGTTTAATCATGATTAGAATGGCCATATAGTTTAACTCTAAACTGTACTGACCTTCTAATGGAGACAGATTGGCAACGCTTGCATGCACAGACACCCCTCAGCCttccttttatttgtattatagttAGGCCAAACAGATAATTTCCCCAAATTTCTCCATTATCATAATGTCTCTCTCAAATTTGTTTCTCTCTATTTGCTAATTTGTATTTCTACACTTCTTGCTGTTTCCCGTATGATGTTTGGTGGCCTGGGGTTGTTGGCGTATCACAGCCTATACAAAATTATGTTTCTGTTGAAGAATAGTTGAAAAATGGGCAAAATTGGAAGTCAATATTTATACTCCTTTAAAATGCATAACCAAGAGTATATCCTGTAAAATCACTCATCCTTCAATGCATTATGTTTGGACTAACATACTTTATTAGTCAATGTACAAATTTACACTAAGAAATGGAACATTAGGCTGTCTCTGTTTCTGGAAAATCATATCACAAACCATGTTTGGTGGCCAACAACTTTGGTTCTTTTAAAAGACATAGAACAATAGAACCCGTCCTATAATTCCATgtttaatgttacaaaaaataacGCATGGTCTTCTGTCCGAAGCTAGCTTGCAATATGAATGGAACACACGAAAGAAATCTGAACAGTCCCATACtcataaataaagaattatattCAGACTTGAAGTGGTTTCTCATATaatatgccattttttaaaaatgatctacACTAAAAAAGTATGTAACTACTTCCTCCCTATATCgttttaaagaaaatgatatttaaaagcTAAGTACACCCTATGATTCAACTGATTGTAGGACACTTTTACCAGCAACAACCTGAAGTCATCGTGTCCTGTATGACATTAATAATAACTCACATTCTTGTGGATGAATTTTGGCCCACAACTCTTTACAACATGGCTTCAAATCATTGTGGTTTCTGAAAATGTGTTATTGCACCCACCACAACATTTTGGGGTTGGGTTGGGGTCTTTACTTCAttccattctgttgtagatttgctagTTTGTTAGGGATCATTGTTGCATGACCCAGGTTCTGCCAAGCTTGCACAAAGCCTCAGTGTATTTGCTGGGTATACTGAAAAAGATACATTTCAAGTGAAAGGTGCATGACTAAAATAAAGCGGGCGATACTGGAAGCCGAAAAGCAGAGAGCAAACATCGAATTCACTGATTGGCCTTGCTGCAGCAATCAATGCCTCTAGTAAATGGTTATCTTTGGTGTTAACAATGCGGTGACACACAGCACAGGAACACTGGCCAGACCAGCATCTCCTAACATTCTCCAATGAAATGATAGACTTCAGTTTGTTTGTAAATTACCTTATACCCCATCCAGATTGATGAATATATCATCTTCTGAGATCATTACTTATgcagggcaaaaaaataaattcattccaggGCCCATTGTGATTTACCCTTCTTAAATGCCCCAACttcttaaaaaaatcacagagaCCTTAAGATCTCTGTTAGTTCATAAATCCCCTGGACCAGATggctttctatatttatattattacttagCAACATTCCACATTTTGCGACCCTTGATAACTAAATTTAGCTGGAAATTATATTCCAGCTTTCAttggcaattattttattaatgtaatgctAAAGTCTGGGAAAGTCCCTGCCTCTTGGGGTAGCTATGAACCAATATCCCTCttgaattaaaattttaaatcttcACATTGGACTGGACATTAGATTTCCtactatatattttgaaaaaaaaaaccctttggcAAGTGAGTAATAagatgaaatgaacatttttttctgatagattCTATCCATTGTATGGGTAAACCAGCCACATTGCTTAGTTTCAGTGAAAAAACTCAATGTTAAGTTGGTCTTCTATGTTTGCACTACTTACATCACTGCTCCTTCTCTCCCATACTCCACACCCTCTCCCATACTCCACGCAAACCTCATGCAGCTCAATACCTTTATTCAAATTTGCAATGCTAGAGCCCTCTgtccactttaacctccctggtggctcagggtggattttctataccaaaagcgctaaccccgagccacactcggagtgaATTTTCCAGGGAGGTAAAAAGACCTACCTTGTTCCGACGTTTCAGTGGTGTCCTCCAGTAGTGCTGGCGGTGTCCTCCAACGATGTCCGGCATCTCCTTTCCCTGgggatgccggccgggcatctatGCAAGCTGGCGATGCcaggccggcatctgcgtccccagagtgtgaacattggggatgtgaggccaggggaagcagataccGGCGGGGCATCTGCTCACGAGTGCATgcctggagggcgggaccatCACACAGGTAGGTGGGACTGGacagtaaatttaaaattaagaagctttgcatttaaaaatcctctttaatcatactgccaggaGGGTTAATGTATGCCCTACTTCTGGAACATTTATGGAACTCATATCTCCTGTCAGGTTACAAGGTAATACCTCAAAATATAAAGCCCTCCCCAGTATGACACTTCTGACCTTACCTTTTAAAACACCTAATGAATTTCATTCcttagatttgtttgttttatttaacttcCATGTGTGATGGCATGACCATATTCCCCTATTAAAAGTTTCTATTTTTGGTAATTTACAGTGTTTTCATAACAATCTTAACCAAGTTACTTTTTAGGTTTACCTAaaccttttgtatttctttgaatTAAATGCTTAAAGAAGGCTAGGCAGAAAGGTAGACGGAAGACTTTAAGTAGCAGACATTCTGAAATACTATTCAGTATACTTCAAAAACCATGGCTGTCTCTGGCTCattctttctcctttctttgGTTATCTGCAGCCCAAAAACTTTAAGTCCCCTGCTAAAGACTATTTAGTTTACCAGAGATGCCTGTAAATACTGCAAATACTACATCCCCTGTTATAagcacattcttttttatttcaaatatccATGATAGTTTCTCCTCTGTAATTGATAAAGCATGGCAGAAATTTCCAACGTTATACAACATGTCATAAACCCGTGCTTGAAAAATccaactacataaaaaaaaaaatgtaagcacttCACCTTTTGGCATTCCATTACCAACAAATCGGACCTTATGTGCATTTGTTGGGGAGTAATATGGCTTTAATTTCATCTGTTTTACTTGTGGTTTTCTTGGGGTTGATCCACTAAAGTAATGCAAACTGTTCACATGTCAAAGTGAAATATTaccttgcaaaatattttactctgattAATAGATGAGATGAAATTCTGCTGACTTCAATTATCCAAACATGTGCAatgaaaactatatttatttattttatttttagaggtcTTTGCACATACTcgggtgttctttgcaaagtttAAGCTTGCCACATTCATTAGTGAATTATTCtgtgcaaggtgataattcagcTTAATATGCGAACAtcctaaattatttt belongs to Pyxicephalus adspersus chromosome 2, UCB_Pads_2.0, whole genome shotgun sequence and includes:
- the LOC140324944 gene encoding olfactory receptor 1496-like — encoded protein: MDCTANDFQVAVEAGNHKVRYQNERQFQSQEQAKGQYGQQSDFISNKKESVTRDATKNDNQTEVTDFILLGFQIKENHNFLVYSIILVIYCSTVCGNLLIIILTLCSKTLQSPMYFFLSQLSANDIFLTNVIVPNMLNILLNNGGAITFIGCMIQFYCFGSSETFECFLLTLMSYDRYLAICRPLHYSGIMNRPLCIKLVTVSLILTLFIVLIDTLTVSKLQFCRSNIIDHFFCDLDPLLELSCSDTFMIRLEVFLLSTPIILIPSFIIIISYIYIILAILKIQSKDGRQKTFSTCSSHLSVVIIFYGTLFCIYILPKRGQTVNINKLLSLVYTVVTPLLNPIIYGLRSQEIKKALRKTVSQICSK